The proteins below are encoded in one region of Calditrichota bacterium:
- a CDS encoding FAD-binding protein, whose product MEKSVLNKIEEIVGTKNFMDSEEDKLVYSYDGTPMISQKPEAIIIPDSVEQISSIMKLANKEKFSVVPRGSGTSLSGGSVATPNSIIMLMHKWDKIIEIDEENLVAWVQPGVKTHDFHKAVEQKGLFYPPDPGSQKICTIGGNVAENAGGLRGLKYGVTRDYVMAVEMVLPNGEVFINGGKNVKDVAGYNLRDLIVGSEGTLGIFTKILLKLIPKPKSSKTILAYFDSMSNAAKSVSDIIANHVIPCTMEFLDKTTIKCVEEFAQIGLPTNIDALLLLETDGHEAQVAEDADTITKILKQNSASEVKIAQNEAEADQLKTARRAAFSALARVKPTTILEDATVPRSNLVALIEKVNELAKKYDLLVGNFGHAGDGNMHPTVLTDERNTDEIERVEKFFDELYDETIKLGGTITGEHGIGLAKKKYLSKLIESPALKMMQQIKQAIDPNNVLNPEKIFSL is encoded by the coding sequence ATGGAAAAAAGTGTACTCAATAAAATAGAAGAAATAGTCGGCACAAAAAATTTTATGGATTCGGAAGAGGATAAACTGGTTTATTCTTATGACGGGACTCCGATGATTTCTCAAAAACCGGAAGCAATAATAATACCTGATTCTGTTGAGCAGATAAGTTCAATTATGAAATTGGCTAATAAGGAAAAGTTTTCTGTTGTACCGCGCGGATCCGGGACAAGCTTAAGCGGTGGTTCGGTTGCTACCCCAAATTCCATTATTATGTTAATGCATAAATGGGATAAAATTATTGAAATTGATGAGGAAAATCTTGTTGCCTGGGTTCAGCCAGGTGTAAAGACTCATGATTTTCATAAAGCCGTTGAGCAAAAAGGGCTTTTTTATCCACCTGATCCCGGGAGTCAGAAAATTTGTACGATTGGGGGAAATGTAGCTGAAAATGCCGGCGGTTTGCGGGGGTTAAAATATGGTGTTACCCGTGATTATGTAATGGCAGTTGAAATGGTTTTGCCAAATGGTGAGGTCTTTATAAATGGTGGTAAAAATGTAAAAGATGTAGCCGGATACAATTTGCGCGATTTGATTGTTGGTTCTGAAGGGACTTTGGGTATCTTTACAAAAATACTATTAAAACTTATCCCGAAACCGAAATCGTCAAAAACCATTCTTGCTTATTTTGATTCAATGTCAAATGCAGCGAAAAGCGTATCGGATATTATTGCAAACCATGTTATTCCGTGTACGATGGAGTTTCTTGATAAAACAACAATTAAATGCGTTGAAGAGTTTGCTCAAATTGGATTGCCAACAAATATTGATGCACTTTTGCTTCTGGAAACCGATGGCCATGAAGCACAAGTCGCTGAAGATGCTGATACGATTACAAAAATTCTAAAACAGAACAGTGCCTCCGAAGTAAAAATCGCACAAAATGAAGCTGAAGCGGACCAGTTGAAAACTGCGCGTCGGGCAGCGTTTTCTGCTTTGGCCCGGGTTAAACCCACAACAATATTAGAAGATGCCACGGTTCCTCGTTCTAACCTTGTTGCTTTAATTGAAAAAGTAAATGAACTGGCAAAGAAATATGATCTTCTTGTTGGTAATTTTGGACATGCAGGCGATGGTAATATGCACCCGACGGTTTTGACGGATGAGCGCAATACAGATGAAATTGAGCGAGTAGAAAAATTCTTTGATGAACTTTATGATGAAACGATAAAGCTTGGAGGAACCATTACAGGCGAACATGGTATTGGCCTTGCAAAGAAAAAGTATCTCTCCAAATTAATTGAATCTCCTGCCTTAAAAATGATGCAGCAAATTAAGCAGGCTATCGATCCCAACAATGTTTTAAATCCAGAAAAAATATTTTCTTTATGA
- a CDS encoding (Fe-S)-binding protein — MTHTHQETKNSTNKSTLFSKIPVPDYEQILNCMHCGMCLPSCPTYEMTGLEKYSPRGRIRMIKAVADGELSITENYIESLDFCLDCQACVTACPAGVEYGKLVEAAHNQISEHQKQNGKNSFKTLILNKLFEKQSRLLSIAFFLKLYQKSGLEFLVQKSKILFLISKKLHNLSFMVPKVPEYKKYEFYTKNQQSTLKGKVGVITGCVQDAFFNNVNHDTIEVLAYNGYEVITPKSQQCCGSVSGHNGELDSARHQAKKIIDQFYTENVDNIIINSAGCGSYMKEYHTLLEDDPIYAEKAIWFSDRVKDISEFLVDQGFIKPVLNRKMIVTYHEPCHLVHGQKISKQPREIIEALPGVEFIEMEESDWCCGSAGIYNITHYDHSMILLERKFDKLKKTKADYVVSGNPGCMIQLAYGNHKFNSDFKILHPVSLLNNFYKGGEDA, encoded by the coding sequence ATGACGCACACCCATCAGGAAACGAAAAATTCCACAAATAAATCTACTTTGTTTTCTAAAATCCCGGTTCCGGATTATGAACAGATTTTAAACTGTATGCATTGCGGAATGTGTTTACCAAGCTGTCCAACATATGAAATGACAGGTTTGGAAAAATATTCTCCCCGCGGTCGAATCCGAATGATAAAAGCTGTTGCCGATGGTGAATTATCCATTACTGAAAACTATATCGAGTCACTAGATTTTTGCCTTGACTGCCAGGCGTGTGTAACGGCATGTCCGGCGGGAGTTGAATACGGCAAACTGGTTGAGGCGGCACATAATCAAATATCTGAGCACCAAAAACAAAATGGGAAAAACTCTTTTAAAACTTTGATTTTAAATAAGTTGTTTGAAAAACAAAGCCGACTTTTAAGCATTGCATTTTTTCTTAAGCTGTATCAAAAAAGTGGACTGGAATTTTTGGTTCAGAAAAGCAAGATTTTATTTTTAATTTCAAAAAAACTACACAACCTTTCTTTTATGGTGCCCAAAGTTCCTGAATATAAAAAATATGAGTTCTATACTAAAAACCAACAATCCACATTAAAGGGCAAGGTTGGTGTAATTACCGGTTGCGTGCAGGATGCTTTTTTTAATAATGTAAACCACGATACCATTGAGGTTTTGGCCTATAATGGTTATGAGGTGATCACTCCAAAATCACAACAATGCTGTGGGTCGGTTTCAGGGCATAATGGTGAATTGGACAGCGCCCGGCATCAGGCAAAAAAAATCATTGACCAGTTTTATACCGAGAATGTTGATAATATAATTATTAATTCAGCAGGTTGCGGATCGTATATGAAAGAGTACCACACATTGTTGGAGGACGATCCAATCTATGCAGAAAAGGCTATTTGGTTTTCTGATCGTGTAAAAGATATTAGTGAATTTTTAGTGGATCAGGGGTTTATAAAGCCAGTATTAAACCGAAAAATGATAGTGACTTATCATGAACCTTGTCACCTTGTTCATGGGCAAAAAATATCAAAACAACCACGGGAAATAATAGAGGCGCTTCCCGGCGTTGAATTTATTGAGATGGAAGAATCGGACTGGTGCTGTGGTAGTGCCGGGATATATAATATTACGCATTATGATCATTCTATGATACTTTTGGAAAGAAAATTCGATAAATTGAAAAAAACAAAAGCTGATTATGTTGTATCAGGGAACCCTGGCTGTATGATTCAGTTAGCTTATGGAAACCACAAGTTTAATAGTGATTTTAAAATCCTGCATCCTGTAAGTTTGCTTAACAATTTTTATAAAGGGGGAGAAGATGCGTAA